A single Nostoc cf. commune SO-36 DNA region contains:
- a CDS encoding IS1634 family transposase → MFSTKDLELKKIDHLGIVAGIVDSIGIVEIINNLLGSEPGEKVSAGQVVKAMILNGLSMMSQPLYMFPKFFELIACEHLIGVGVKAEYLNDDKLGRVLDKLFIKGLDTVFLAVSLNAVEIYQISLSSSHLDSTSFHVDGEYENSLPSVIFENQKESGSLEKENKESQSPQAIKLTYGYSRDHRPDLKQFITQLVCSGDGDIPIYIKAVSGNEVDSKKFGEIAVEYQKRIQVDSLIVADSALYTESNIKLMSSLKWLTRVPLTIKSAKNLVMSLAESEFVKSEKVGYSYAEKKITYGDIEQRWLIVQSQDRKKSDLKKLSKKIEKALTNTQTKLKNLSQEKFACAADARKELTKISKEFKYHQVENIEVIEKDPNVKEENQSKYYQILATVSENKDVIDQEILSAGRFIIATNVLSETELSSEKMLSEYKAQQSCERGFSFLKNPLFLADSIFLKSPERIEALAMIMGLCLLVYTLAQREIRAALKSLNYTVKNQLGKAINNPTMRWIFQCFQSVHLVTFQQKTDFYNLTSEMKYILLFLPEACRNYYRYIS, encoded by the coding sequence ATGTTTAGTACCAAAGACCTTGAATTGAAGAAGATTGACCATTTAGGGATAGTAGCAGGAATAGTAGATTCAATTGGGATTGTAGAAATAATTAATAATTTACTAGGGTCAGAGCCAGGAGAAAAAGTTAGTGCAGGTCAGGTAGTAAAGGCGATGATTTTAAACGGCTTAAGTATGATGTCACAGCCGTTATATATGTTTCCAAAATTCTTTGAATTAATTGCTTGTGAACATTTAATTGGTGTAGGAGTAAAAGCAGAATATCTCAATGATGATAAATTGGGGAGAGTATTAGATAAATTATTTATAAAAGGACTAGATACAGTATTTTTAGCCGTCAGTTTAAATGCAGTAGAAATATATCAGATATCACTCTCATCATCACACTTGGATTCAACATCATTTCATGTAGATGGAGAATATGAAAATAGTTTACCATCAGTGATATTTGAAAATCAAAAAGAATCAGGTTCATTAGAAAAAGAAAATAAAGAGAGTCAATCACCTCAAGCGATAAAGCTGACCTACGGTTATTCAAGAGATCATCGTCCAGATTTAAAACAATTTATTACACAATTAGTATGTTCAGGAGATGGAGATATACCAATATATATAAAAGCAGTATCAGGGAATGAAGTTGATTCTAAAAAGTTTGGAGAAATAGCAGTTGAATATCAGAAAAGAATACAAGTTGATAGTTTAATAGTAGCAGATAGCGCATTATATACAGAATCAAATATCAAGTTAATGTCGAGTCTCAAATGGTTAACCAGAGTACCCTTGACGATAAAATCAGCAAAAAACTTAGTGATGAGTTTAGCAGAATCGGAATTTGTTAAAAGTGAAAAAGTAGGATATTCTTATGCCGAAAAGAAAATAACTTATGGAGATATAGAACAAAGATGGTTAATCGTACAAAGCCAAGATAGAAAAAAATCTGACTTAAAGAAATTATCAAAGAAAATAGAAAAAGCTTTGACTAATACTCAAACTAAGTTAAAAAACCTATCGCAAGAAAAATTTGCTTGTGCTGCTGATGCTAGAAAGGAATTAACCAAAATAAGTAAAGAATTTAAATATCATCAAGTAGAAAATATCGAAGTTATCGAAAAAGATCCTAACGTCAAAGAAGAAAATCAATCAAAATACTATCAAATCTTAGCAACTGTTAGTGAAAATAAAGATGTTATTGACCAAGAAATATTAAGTGCAGGAAGGTTTATAATTGCGACAAATGTTTTGTCAGAAACTGAACTGAGTAGTGAGAAAATGCTGTCCGAATATAAAGCACAACAATCATGTGAGAGAGGATTTAGTTTTCTCAAAAATCCTTTATTTTTAGCAGATAGTATTTTTCTGAAAAGCCCAGAAAGAATAGAAGCATTGGCAATGATAATGGGGTTATGTCTGCTAGTCTATACTCTAGCACAAAGAGAAATTAGAGCAGCTTTAAAATCCTTAAACTATACTGTAAAAAATCAATTGGGCAAAGCCATCAACAATCCAACTATGCGGTGGATATTTCAATGTTTTCAATCAGTTCATCTTGTTACTTTTCAACAAAAAACAGACTTTTATAATTTGACATCTGAGATGAAGTACATTCTCTTATTCCTCCCCGAAGCTTGCCGTAATTACTACAGATATATAAGTTGA
- a CDS encoding HNH endonuclease: protein MSTSRYPQNWKEIATSIKESFDWRCTRCNRVCLRPGQKPPELTLSQRRVYTLQVHHFNFDPSDNRLENLAPLCSGLCRIHVVETLM, encoded by the coding sequence ATGAGTACCAGCCGCTATCCCCAAAATTGGAAAGAAATCGCCACCTCTATCAAAGAATCTTTTGATTGGCGCTGTACTAGATGCAATCGCGTTTGCCTGCGTCCTGGACAAAAGCCACCAGAGCTAACTTTATCCCAGCGCCGAGTCTATACACTTCAGGTACACCACTTTAATTTTGATCCTTCTGACAATCGCTTAGAAAATCTTGCCCCGTTATGTAGTGGCTTATGTAGAATCCACGTCGTAGAAACCTTGATGTGA
- a CDS encoding tyrosine-type recombinase/integrase, which yields MTKVEWAISPHTESRFSCVFDHQTCLPVEPIQRFLNYCRKRQLAPNTVTTYAYRLVDFWRWLESKSLNWYEVGLNELADFVNWYLLGGEVEAISENVREIVAKRSPRTVNQAVTAIQEFYTYHTIEGRIEEKHFTKLAQGWGKRGGFLRGIAKSNPQKSKRIKIKEPKLFSGCLLDEEVATLANACTTYRDRLIIMLLRSTGVRRGELLGLHLEDVKDLDFSGRIRIVRREDNPNRAMAKGREREIPIIYHRSAIQETFHAYLLEEYPPQAETLGGGMLFVNLSSKWVGQAMSLVRLNKLFDQLHKRTGIKAHPHLFRHTFATRMLQDNYLDQYVQQLLGHRSIATTKDIYSHVLDEMTLDQYLREEEN from the coding sequence ATGACCAAGGTAGAATGGGCGATATCCCCTCACACAGAGTCACGATTTAGCTGTGTCTTCGACCACCAAACCTGCCTACCCGTAGAGCCAATCCAAAGATTTTTGAACTACTGTAGAAAGCGACAATTAGCACCGAACACAGTAACTACATACGCTTATCGACTGGTAGACTTTTGGCGCTGGCTAGAATCCAAATCTCTCAACTGGTATGAGGTTGGGTTAAATGAATTAGCAGATTTTGTGAATTGGTACTTGCTAGGTGGTGAAGTTGAAGCAATCTCAGAAAATGTTAGAGAAATCGTTGCCAAAAGAAGTCCTCGCACTGTCAATCAAGCAGTCACCGCCATCCAAGAATTCTATACCTATCACACAATTGAAGGCAGGATTGAGGAAAAACATTTCACGAAACTAGCGCAGGGTTGGGGAAAACGAGGAGGCTTTCTTAGAGGAATCGCTAAAAGCAATCCACAAAAGAGCAAACGCATCAAAATAAAAGAACCGAAACTCTTCAGTGGTTGTCTACTAGATGAAGAAGTCGCAACCTTAGCCAACGCCTGCACAACTTATCGAGACAGGTTAATTATCATGCTGCTGCGCTCAACAGGAGTGCGGCGGGGAGAACTGTTAGGATTACACCTAGAGGATGTGAAAGACTTAGATTTCAGCGGACGCATTCGGATTGTACGCAGAGAAGACAATCCTAATCGCGCAATGGCTAAAGGAAGAGAACGAGAAATTCCCATTATTTACCATCGTTCAGCTATTCAAGAGACCTTTCATGCCTACTTACTAGAAGAATATCCGCCTCAAGCCGAAACTTTGGGAGGCGGGATGTTATTCGTCAATTTATCAAGTAAATGGGTAGGGCAAGCGATGTCTTTAGTTCGCTTAAATAAATTATTTGACCAACTCCACAAACGAACAGGAATTAAAGCACATCCCCACTTATTTCGCCATACCTTCGCTACTAGAATGCTGCAAGACAATTATCTTGACCAATATGTACAACAGCTTTTAGGACATCGTTCAATTGCCACAACAAAAGACATTTACAGTCATGTTCTCGATGAAATGACCCTAGACCAATACTTAAGAGAAGAAGAAAATTAA
- a CDS encoding site-specific integrase — translation MGKRKHPPISIHQTLNGTLQVNWSENYSHEFVCPLCNRGRLSHLAYDNKTLCQIQLGCEVCHRYTPLSCQLRKSAPISIHQTLDGTLSVNWKTDYAGEFICPNCNQGKINNFHHSEKPICKLRLKCDSCYQITNLTCEVPQHPPISIHQTLDGTLQVNWKTDYAGEFICPQCNQGQLNRFSYSKGSVCKLRLGCDFCHQVTYLTGQLQHLPISIHQTLQGTLSVNWAEKYSGEFICPQCNQGQISKFHYADGQSHQLKLGCNSCYQKTLLCCQVPPQFHGYRQHLVCPNPLCHQIGPDGQKGWIYETFQTTSSQSNCRCYFCHINFHPNATSYGSWVGYQQEETLLNFCFDDDVWDFRHFIKNSPVRILNFKSIKPEWFRVLVKQYLYSLLKSGRYSASAKPMNSLVALRQFSQILKQNHVHQLSDIKRELILTFLDFNQTNCNRTIREKLYILKDFFDFLGLESQNLVRHRDIPKQTIQDVDWLDEITRQGIKQHLEKIPAAVARHYLVQEYTAARPGDICQMAFDCLVEENAQWYIKFYQHKVERWHRLPASREIRQVIEQQQQWIRKTFASNYPYLFCHFRSIKQSSYPSFSSLKPLPKPPQVTANENPMVRLIRLLIEREDIRDSNGTRPYFTGKITRASRLQEVRAKHGMEAAQLYADHLSSETTFQHYAPPTREQVAAVDLPFQELLLNSQNRFLPWQTLPESLLNNPKAYELDLEISPRLAVYGHCTLDPKTNCIYNLYPKCYGCGSFRPSTSKLPLYERQYAGEHKRMESAKQAGAALAYEESKATLEAMDKWLLDLRKVANGEAT, via the coding sequence ATGGGTAAACGCAAGCATCCACCGATTTCAATTCACCAGACTCTTAATGGGACTTTACAAGTAAATTGGTCAGAGAACTATAGTCATGAGTTCGTTTGTCCTCTTTGTAATCGCGGACGATTGAGCCATTTGGCTTACGATAATAAAACACTTTGTCAAATTCAATTAGGCTGTGAGGTTTGCCACAGATACACTCCCCTCTCCTGCCAACTGAGAAAGTCTGCACCCATCTCAATTCATCAAACGCTTGACGGTACTTTGTCAGTCAATTGGAAGACAGATTATGCTGGCGAGTTTATTTGTCCCAATTGCAATCAGGGAAAAATTAACAATTTTCATCACTCTGAAAAACCAATTTGTAAACTTAGACTCAAATGTGATTCATGCTATCAGATAACCAACTTAACTTGTGAAGTTCCTCAACATCCACCTATCTCAATTCACCAGACCCTTGACGGTACTTTACAAGTCAATTGGAAGACAGATTATGCTGGTGAGTTTATCTGTCCTCAGTGCAATCAGGGACAACTCAACAGATTTTCTTACTCAAAAGGGTCTGTTTGTAAACTGAGATTGGGATGTGATTTTTGTCATCAAGTAACCTACCTAACTGGTCAACTTCAACACTTACCTATTTCCATTCATCAAACTCTTCAAGGAACTCTGTCAGTCAATTGGGCAGAAAAGTATTCTGGAGAATTTATCTGTCCTCAGTGTAATCAGGGACAAATCAGCAAATTTCATTATGCTGATGGGCAAAGTCATCAACTCAAACTAGGATGTAATTCTTGCTACCAGAAAACCCTGCTTTGTTGTCAAGTTCCACCTCAGTTTCACGGTTATCGCCAGCATTTAGTTTGCCCTAATCCCCTGTGCCATCAAATTGGCCCTGATGGACAGAAAGGGTGGATTTACGAGACCTTTCAAACAACTAGCAGCCAGAGTAATTGTCGCTGTTACTTCTGCCACATAAATTTTCACCCTAATGCCACAAGTTATGGCAGTTGGGTTGGGTATCAACAAGAAGAAACTTTATTGAATTTCTGTTTTGATGATGATGTTTGGGATTTTCGCCATTTTATCAAAAACTCACCCGTAAGAATCCTTAACTTTAAGTCAATTAAACCTGAGTGGTTTCGTGTTCTCGTCAAGCAATATCTATATTCTTTACTCAAATCAGGTAGGTACTCAGCTAGTGCAAAACCGATGAATTCTCTGGTGGCTTTGCGTCAGTTTAGTCAAATTTTGAAGCAAAATCATGTCCACCAACTCTCTGATATTAAGCGGGAACTAATCTTAACCTTTCTCGACTTTAACCAAACTAACTGTAATCGAACGATTCGAGAAAAGCTATATATCCTCAAAGATTTTTTTGATTTTTTAGGATTAGAATCTCAAAACTTAGTTCGTCATCGAGATATTCCTAAACAGACAATTCAGGACGTGGATTGGTTGGATGAAATCACCCGTCAAGGGATTAAACAGCATCTTGAGAAAATCCCTGCTGCTGTTGCTCGTCACTACTTAGTGCAAGAATATACGGCTGCTCGTCCAGGAGATATTTGTCAGATGGCTTTTGATTGTTTAGTTGAAGAAAATGCTCAATGGTATATCAAGTTTTATCAGCATAAGGTAGAACGATGGCATAGACTACCTGCCTCTCGTGAGATTAGACAAGTCATTGAACAACAACAGCAATGGATTAGAAAAACCTTTGCCTCAAATTACCCTTATCTGTTTTGTCATTTTAGAAGTATTAAACAGAGTTCTTACCCATCGTTTTCTAGTCTTAAACCATTGCCCAAACCCCCTCAAGTAACAGCAAATGAAAACCCAATGGTTCGCCTCATTCGTCTGTTGATAGAGCGAGAAGACATTCGTGATAGCAATGGTACTAGACCCTACTTTACAGGTAAGATTACCCGCGCTAGTCGCCTCCAAGAAGTGAGGGCTAAACACGGAATGGAAGCCGCTCAACTCTATGCTGACCACCTCAGTAGTGAAACGACATTTCAGCACTATGCGCCTCCCACTAGGGAGCAAGTAGCGGCAGTAGATTTACCTTTTCAGGAACTGCTGCTGAATTCGCAAAACCGCTTCCTTCCCTGGCAAACCTTACCTGAAAGCCTTCTCAACAACCCGAAAGCCTACGAACTCGACCTGGAAATTTCACCTCGTTTGGCGGTTTATGGTCACTGCACCCTTGACCCCAAAACAAACTGTATCTACAACCTTTATCCCAAATGTTACGGCTGTGGTAGTTTCCGCCCCAGTACGAGCAAATTACCCCTTTATGAACGGCAATATGCTGGAGAACACAAACGCATGGAGTCAGCGAAACAAGCTGGGGCAGCCCTGGCCTATGAAGAATCCAAGGCTACCCTAGAAGCAATGGATAAATGGCTATTAGATTTGAGGAAAGTTGCTAATGGCGAAGCAACCTAA
- a CDS encoding WGR domain-containing protein, whose translation MTVKIAYELDKWLQSKWQRDTRFYTLTLCQNLFGEWTITKTWGSAIYRGFGKSKDLDCPDYQAALITYYKLQERREKRGYKRVGPESRY comes from the coding sequence ATGACTGTAAAAATTGCCTACGAACTTGACAAATGGCTTCAATCAAAGTGGCAAAGAGATACGCGATTCTACACCTTAACCCTTTGTCAAAACTTATTTGGAGAGTGGACGATCACTAAAACTTGGGGCAGTGCCATCTATCGAGGATTCGGCAAGTCAAAAGATTTAGATTGCCCTGATTATCAAGCCGCGTTAATAACTTACTACAAGCTGCAAGAGCGAAGGGAAAAGCGAGGGTATAAAAGAGTTGGCCCTGAGTCAAGATATTGA
- a CDS encoding DUF6262 family protein, which translates to MAKQPNREKQTAVLLSAQQKRKEHKREQVFRAIEDIQKSGKPLTFPNIAQVAGCSISYLYKWTELTEYIHDLQSQKTQQLNSLESKQPGPHSLKTLSEVFKQRIRELSDENRELKRQNQNLRGHVAEIFELKSECERLRTQIKQLTTPESSPKVVSLNSVPKKSDNGELKNISQEITHLITEMGIKIGVRLKQEIAKHDLTRVKLAISAFQQYRSHNSIENPGACLLAMIRDEAEPNVPLKAMTPLDDEFERWYRQAIESGFCQDVPKKYLPIQQGEIQVRVNNDKFSSGYELLSWQIAKAKMELDEDLSIS; encoded by the coding sequence ATGGCGAAGCAACCTAATCGAGAAAAACAGACTGCTGTCCTTCTCTCAGCCCAACAAAAGCGAAAAGAGCACAAACGTGAACAAGTGTTTCGCGCTATCGAAGATATTCAAAAAAGCGGGAAACCCTTGACCTTTCCTAACATTGCTCAAGTCGCTGGCTGTTCCATTTCTTACCTCTACAAATGGACAGAATTAACTGAATACATTCATGATTTACAGTCGCAAAAAACACAGCAACTCAACTCATTAGAGTCGAAGCAACCTGGGCCTCATAGCCTCAAAACTCTAAGCGAAGTATTCAAGCAACGGATTCGAGAACTGTCAGATGAAAATAGAGAATTAAAGCGACAGAATCAGAACTTGAGGGGTCATGTTGCTGAAATCTTCGAGTTGAAGTCCGAATGTGAACGTCTGCGAACACAAATTAAGCAGTTGACCACACCTGAGTCATCCCCAAAAGTTGTTTCTCTGAACTCGGTTCCTAAGAAGTCTGATAATGGCGAACTCAAGAATATATCTCAAGAAATTACTCATTTAATTACCGAAATGGGCATCAAAATTGGCGTTAGATTAAAACAGGAAATAGCCAAACACGATCTTACTAGGGTAAAGTTGGCAATATCCGCTTTCCAGCAGTACCGGAGCCATAACAGTATCGAGAATCCCGGCGCTTGCTTGTTGGCAATGATTCGTGATGAAGCTGAACCTAATGTTCCTCTCAAAGCGATGACTCCTCTTGATGATGAGTTTGAACGTTGGTATCGTCAGGCTATTGAGAGTGGTTTCTGTCAGGATGTTCCGAAAAAATATTTACCCATACAACAAGGAGAAATTCAGGTTAGAGTAAACAATGATAAATTTTCATCAGGTTATGAACTACTATCCTGGCAAATAGCTAAAGCGAAAATGGAATTAGATGAGGATTTATCAATATCTTGA
- a CDS encoding helix-turn-helix domain-containing protein → MPHIQVLNPIEKQVLEDIAATGSDEMIKRANILLELNRGENHKNIVKKLGIAKQTVTNWKKKWTSSTITSETLEDAIAKVNDVLGVNAGRPKKCKSAEASKIVEISEWSKNRKPSRSKHHYHMQVAEEATRRGLPALSPRSIGRILEAQP, encoded by the coding sequence ATGCCTCATATTCAAGTATTGAATCCTATTGAAAAGCAAGTATTAGAGGATATAGCAGCCACCGGCAGCGATGAAATGATCAAGAGAGCAAACATCCTGCTAGAACTTAATCGTGGGGAAAATCATAAAAATATAGTAAAAAAACTTGGTATAGCCAAGCAAACAGTAACAAACTGGAAGAAAAAGTGGACATCAAGTACCATAACATCGGAAACCTTGGAAGATGCGATCGCAAAGGTAAATGATGTATTAGGTGTGAACGCAGGCAGACCAAAGAAGTGTAAGAGCGCAGAGGCGAGCAAAATTGTCGAAATCAGCGAATGGAGCAAGAACCGAAAACCCAGTCGTTCAAAGCACCATTACCATATGCAAGTTGCTGAAGAAGCTACTCGCAGGGGGTTGCCAGCACTCTCGCCAAGAAGTATAGGTCGGATCTTGGAAGCGCAACCCTAA
- a CDS encoding tyrosine-type recombinase/integrase, producing the protein MEDLSRQSECSRANRERIGLISKTPIFALNAMSDTPYFPWRASPKANDDTGFDDAVESLKKSLSAPIERYFVATEDERDVIALMLANIRAPSTRREYQKDLRKFFVAMTGIEPNSDSVLEFLHLTEKRAVAVVLKYKAKLLAIGLKEATVNRRLSSIKSLVKFARKLGVCSYTLLNVELEKVKAYRDTTGVDAQSINSVIQLIERSTVHGQRDYALLRLLWENLLRRNEVSQLNIKDFDPHESRLRILGKGQGTNDEWVKLSVATVNAICDWLQVRGNITASSPLFIALDNRSKGHRLTGDGIRKIVVNYFDAAGVKKLMSPHRIRHSGITTLLEATEGDVRKTQKVSRHVKLDVLIQYDDNRKKGQSEMTNLLADMID; encoded by the coding sequence ATGGAAGATTTATCGCGCCAAAGTGAGTGTAGTCGGGCAAATCGAGAGAGAATAGGTTTGATATCGAAAACACCCATTTTCGCGCTCAATGCTATGTCTGATACTCCATATTTCCCTTGGCGTGCATCCCCAAAAGCAAACGATGATACCGGATTTGATGATGCGGTAGAGTCATTAAAAAAATCTCTTTCAGCTCCAATTGAGCGGTATTTTGTCGCAACGGAGGATGAACGGGATGTCATTGCTTTGATGCTCGCCAATATCCGCGCACCCAGTACCCGGCGCGAATACCAGAAAGATTTGCGGAAATTCTTTGTGGCGATGACTGGTATTGAGCCGAATTCTGACAGCGTGTTGGAGTTTTTGCACCTGACCGAGAAACGGGCGGTGGCGGTGGTGTTGAAATATAAGGCCAAGCTACTGGCTATTGGGTTGAAGGAAGCAACGGTCAACCGTCGCCTCAGCAGCATTAAATCGTTGGTGAAGTTTGCCCGCAAGTTAGGTGTGTGCAGCTACACGCTCTTAAATGTAGAGTTGGAAAAGGTAAAAGCGTATCGAGATACTACCGGGGTAGATGCTCAAAGCATCAACAGTGTAATCCAGCTAATTGAGCGCTCAACTGTTCACGGTCAAAGAGATTATGCGCTGTTGCGGCTGTTGTGGGAAAATTTACTGCGACGTAATGAGGTGAGTCAATTAAATATTAAAGACTTCGACCCACACGAAAGCAGGTTGCGAATTTTGGGAAAAGGGCAAGGTACGAATGATGAATGGGTAAAACTGTCAGTAGCAACAGTTAATGCTATCTGTGATTGGTTGCAAGTCCGGGGCAATATCACCGCCTCCTCACCCTTATTTATCGCCCTTGATAACCGCAGCAAAGGGCATCGCCTCACTGGGGACGGCATCCGCAAAATTGTTGTCAATTATTTTGATGCAGCTGGTGTGAAAAAGTTAATGTCACCGCACCGCATCCGCCATAGTGGGATTACAACTCTTTTGGAAGCAACAGAAGGAGATGTGCGAAAGACGCAAAAAGTCAGCCGTCATGTCAAGCTGGATGTGCTGATCCAGTATGACGATAACCGTAAAAAAGGTCAGTCAGAGATGACAAATTTATTGGCAGATATGATTGACTAG
- a CDS encoding tyrosine-type recombinase/integrase, which produces MAEAFAPQALQERIALSELGKQWINDPLMNQDVWSLLELGYSQEECRINGHYHLYFHKFSLPWLKRLTQLTIKASVRERYSLGRIIHRVGCLNHLDRFLCNYGYTQPQSLTESLLHQFISEINSGNRQNAITYALNLWKEEGWLEITFTPIRLKQNPPKIETIPEEVLYQIYEKFDLFPPTLERLFRLQLVLGCRIGEILTMPRHSLKQEGDKWFLLRWVEKRKHWRFVQIHPLVAELVQEQQRFLDAQFGRDFEFDKLFCTVYTHHQSIPWADRELDTTLFYKPQTITRLRISNWLINFREVADLKDKHGNRFKLTSHMFRRTKASIMAHCEVEDEYIAAVLGHGSLDMLPHYRQRSLIRLEKEANLKGYVDMYGRVTSFKPRKTRYEKLANLLKVSTPLGECHRPTMLGDCQHRYACLSCPHHRITLSDKPQLKADVNCLQQDLIQAQKNGQERRVTEITNLLDLIKNRFDGLSELQHLQEQKING; this is translated from the coding sequence ATGGCAGAAGCATTTGCACCGCAAGCATTACAGGAGCGAATCGCACTCTCTGAGTTAGGGAAACAGTGGATTAATGATCCTTTGATGAATCAAGATGTTTGGTCACTGTTAGAATTGGGTTATAGCCAAGAAGAATGCCGAATTAATGGACATTATCATCTTTACTTTCACAAGTTTTCACTGCCTTGGTTAAAACGGCTGACTCAACTAACCATTAAAGCCAGCGTTCGAGAGCGATATTCCCTCGGTCGGATTATTCATCGAGTTGGTTGTTTAAACCATTTAGATCGTTTTTTATGTAATTATGGATATACACAACCCCAATCTTTGACAGAATCCCTCCTCCATCAATTTATTAGCGAAATTAATAGCGGTAATCGTCAGAATGCGATTACTTACGCCCTTAATCTTTGGAAAGAAGAAGGGTGGCTGGAAATTACCTTTACGCCCATCAGACTCAAACAAAATCCTCCTAAAATTGAGACAATTCCGGAGGAAGTCCTCTACCAAATCTACGAGAAATTCGATTTATTCCCCCCGACACTTGAAAGACTTTTTCGCTTGCAATTGGTATTAGGCTGCCGCATTGGAGAAATTCTCACTATGCCACGCCATAGCCTGAAACAGGAAGGTGACAAATGGTTCTTACTACGTTGGGTTGAAAAACGCAAACACTGGCGGTTTGTTCAGATTCATCCTTTAGTAGCTGAATTAGTTCAAGAACAGCAGAGATTTCTTGATGCTCAATTTGGGAGAGATTTTGAATTCGATAAACTATTTTGTACCGTTTATACTCATCATCAAAGTATTCCTTGGGCTGATAGAGAACTAGACACAACACTGTTCTATAAACCCCAAACAATTACCAGATTGAGAATTAGTAACTGGCTAATTAATTTTCGAGAAGTAGCAGACTTAAAAGACAAACATGGCAACAGATTTAAACTAACTAGCCACATGTTTCGCCGCACCAAAGCCAGCATTATGGCTCATTGTGAGGTAGAGGATGAATATATCGCCGCCGTACTAGGTCACGGTTCCTTAGATATGCTACCTCATTATCGTCAGCGTTCACTTATCAGGTTAGAAAAAGAAGCTAATCTCAAAGGTTATGTGGATATGTATGGTCGAGTTACTTCTTTTAAACCGAGAAAAACTAGGTATGAAAAATTAGCTAATCTCCTCAAAGTTAGTACACCTCTGGGAGAATGTCATCGTCCAACCATGTTAGGAGATTGTCAACATCGCTATGCCTGTTTAAGTTGTCCTCATCATCGGATAACGCTGTCAGATAAACCCCAGTTAAAAGCTGACGTGAACTGCTTACAGCAAGACCTAATTCAAGCTCAAAAAAACGGACAAGAAAGACGAGTGACTGAGATTACTAACTTATTAGATTTAATCAAAAATCGTTTTGATGGCTTGTCAGAATTACAACATCTTCAAGAGCAGAAAATTAATGGGTAA